A single region of the Mycobacterium lentiflavum genome encodes:
- a CDS encoding amidohydrolase family protein encodes MIVDTNVQPHFRYNAEIRRYLPDAYQLRAVPDVEQQWYQAPGGDYRQDLYAEHYPGSDPDTVSRHLFEDAGVDYAILNPLTRGNIADYLLNTGICAAVNDWLLDRWIEPDTSDRFRGTIRVNPEDPRGAVAEIERLAGHPKLVQVGIPMQSREPYGKPMFEPIWEAAAAHGLPVAVHINGGNGVDHAPTFAGHAHTYPGYASFMPLNYFVHLATLIIEGVFGRLPGLKFVFADGGYDILTPLMWRLDTFWLSMRDQTPWVDRYPSEYLPDHVRFCSSAFDGPVEAAHMQRWMEFSGKTDLLMYGSSYPHWSTSSPEVAAQGLDAAQREQVLWRNASELYGLGAKERAQ; translated from the coding sequence ATGATTGTCGACACCAATGTGCAACCGCACTTCCGCTACAACGCCGAGATCCGGCGCTACCTCCCGGACGCCTACCAACTGCGCGCGGTCCCCGACGTCGAACAGCAGTGGTACCAAGCGCCCGGGGGCGACTACCGCCAAGACCTCTACGCAGAGCACTACCCGGGCTCGGATCCCGACACCGTCAGTCGGCACTTGTTCGAAGACGCCGGAGTCGACTACGCCATCCTGAATCCGTTGACTCGCGGCAACATCGCCGACTACCTGCTCAACACCGGCATCTGCGCCGCCGTCAACGACTGGCTGCTGGACCGATGGATCGAACCCGACACCTCCGACCGGTTCCGGGGCACGATCAGGGTCAACCCCGAAGACCCCCGTGGCGCCGTCGCGGAGATCGAACGCCTGGCCGGCCATCCGAAGCTGGTGCAGGTCGGCATTCCGATGCAGTCCCGCGAGCCGTACGGCAAGCCGATGTTCGAACCGATCTGGGAGGCAGCGGCCGCGCATGGGCTGCCGGTCGCGGTGCATATCAACGGTGGCAACGGCGTCGACCATGCCCCGACGTTCGCCGGTCACGCGCACACCTACCCTGGCTATGCGTCGTTCATGCCGCTGAATTATTTCGTGCATCTGGCCACCCTGATCATCGAGGGCGTGTTCGGCCGGCTTCCCGGCCTCAAGTTCGTTTTCGCCGACGGCGGCTACGACATCCTCACCCCGTTGATGTGGCGGCTGGACACCTTCTGGTTGTCGATGCGCGACCAAACCCCATGGGTCGACCGGTATCCCAGCGAATACCTGCCCGACCATGTCCGGTTCTGCTCATCGGCATTCGACGGGCCTGTCGAGGCGGCCCACATGCAGCGCTGGATGGAATTCAGTGGCAAGACCGACCTGCTGATGTACGGATCGAGCTACCCGCACTGGTCGACGTCGTCGCCCGAGG